One segment of Ktedonobacteraceae bacterium DNA contains the following:
- a CDS encoding cytochrome ubiquinol oxidase subunit I, translated as MDVSTIMSRLQFAFTISFHYLFPQFTMGLALLLVILKSLYLWRKNELFNRSAHFWAKIFAITFVVGVVTGIPMEFQFGTNWSRFAAYAGDIIGQTLAMEGAFAFFIESAFLGIFLFGEQAFGQRMHWFSALMVWIGTWASGGFIIASNAWMQHPVGYTISSDGRLHLSNYWAVLFNPWIVPQYMHTMSGAVVTGSFVMAGLGAYYMLVKQHLDYARIFVTIGVIVGVISSFFQLFPSGDLEGQQVATHQPTKLAAMEGLFQTQQGAGIVILGQPDTDRGTLDNPLIIPNVLSFLTYRRWTAEVRGLDAFPADQHPDNVALLYYSYHIMVGLGTIFIAIMGLAFLLLWRGRLFRARWMLWILMLATPFPFIANTAGWFTTELGRQPWIVFGLLRTISGSSPVLSSGNVLFTLIGFAGMYLLIGLLYVLLVVFEMLRGPVQKEEGPQEAEGLADLLVEG; from the coding sequence ATGGATGTTTCAACGATAATGTCACGCTTACAGTTTGCTTTCACGATCTCGTTCCATTATCTCTTTCCCCAGTTTACCATGGGGTTGGCGCTGCTGCTCGTGATTCTCAAAAGCCTGTATCTGTGGCGCAAGAACGAATTATTCAATAGAAGCGCACATTTCTGGGCGAAAATCTTTGCCATCACCTTTGTGGTGGGCGTAGTGACGGGCATTCCGATGGAGTTTCAGTTTGGCACGAACTGGTCGCGCTTCGCCGCTTATGCAGGCGATATCATTGGGCAGACCCTTGCCATGGAGGGTGCCTTTGCCTTCTTTATCGAATCGGCTTTCCTAGGCATCTTCCTCTTTGGCGAGCAGGCTTTTGGACAAAGGATGCACTGGTTCTCAGCCTTGATGGTCTGGATAGGCACCTGGGCTTCGGGAGGCTTCATCATTGCCTCCAATGCCTGGATGCAGCATCCGGTTGGCTATACCATATCCTCCGATGGTCGTCTCCATCTCTCCAACTACTGGGCCGTGCTGTTCAATCCCTGGATTGTGCCACAATATATGCATACCATGAGTGGAGCCGTCGTCACCGGCTCGTTTGTCATGGCCGGCCTGGGAGCCTATTACATGCTGGTGAAGCAGCATCTCGATTACGCCCGCATATTTGTTACTATAGGTGTCATTGTGGGCGTCATTTCCAGCTTTTTCCAGCTTTTCCCTAGTGGAGACCTGGAGGGTCAGCAGGTAGCCACCCACCAGCCAACCAAACTCGCCGCGATGGAGGGCCTCTTCCAGACGCAACAGGGCGCCGGCATCGTCATCCTTGGACAGCCAGATACAGACCGTGGAACATTGGACAATCCCCTGATCATACCCAATGTACTCAGTTTCCTGACCTACCGGCGCTGGACGGCTGAGGTCAGGGGCCTCGACGCCTTCCCTGCCGATCAGCATCCCGATAATGTCGCGCTGCTCTATTATAGCTATCATATTATGGTTGGGCTTGGCACCATTTTCATTGCCATTATGGGCCTCGCGTTTCTCCTGCTCTGGCGTGGTCGCCTCTTTCGCGCGCGCTGGATGCTATGGATTTTGATGCTGGCGACGCCTTTCCCTTTTATTGCCAATACAGCAGGATGGTTCACGACCGAACTTGGCCGCCAGCCCTGGATCGTTTTTGGGCTGCTGCGCACCATCTCAGGATCATCTCCCGTCCTATCATCCGGCAATGTCCTCTTCACCCTGATCGGATTCGCGGGTATGTACCTGCTGATCGGCCTGCTCTATGTCTTGCTGGTGGTGTTTGAAATGCTGCGCGGCCCGGTGCAAAAGGAAGAAGGCCCACAGGAGGCCGAGGGATTGGCCGACCTGTTAGTAGAAGGATAA
- the cydB gene encoding cytochrome d ubiquinol oxidase subunit II, translated as MQTLWFILVGFMLTMYVVLDGFDLGAGAIHLFAARNDSERRLILRAIGPVWDGNEVWLIAAGGTLFFSFPVLYASSFSGFYLPLIIVLWLLMLRGVAIELRSLFPNPVWNSFWDGIFFIGSALLAIFYGAAMANVIRGVPLDKNRNFFQALWTDFNPFSSNPGILDWYTILIALMALAVLTTHGATYVAVKTNGDLNVRSRLIARATWVATIILAILGTIATFAVQPHIIASFFARPWGFIFPLTALIGIVGSIFYNLRERDLTSFFFSCAFIVGMLASAAFGLYPLMLPAVNPAYSLTIQNASASQYGQTVGLVWWIIGIILASIYFILTYRLFWGKVDVRASEGY; from the coding sequence ATGCAGACGCTATGGTTTATCCTCGTTGGTTTTATGCTCACCATGTACGTTGTACTGGATGGTTTTGACCTCGGCGCCGGGGCCATTCACCTGTTCGCGGCCAGAAATGATTCCGAGCGCCGCCTGATCCTGCGCGCGATTGGGCCGGTGTGGGATGGCAACGAGGTCTGGCTGATCGCGGCAGGTGGCACGCTCTTCTTCAGCTTCCCAGTGCTTTATGCTTCCAGCTTCAGCGGTTTCTACCTGCCCTTAATCATTGTCCTCTGGCTGCTCATGCTGCGTGGCGTCGCCATAGAACTACGCTCGCTGTTCCCAAACCCGGTCTGGAATTCCTTCTGGGATGGCATATTCTTTATCGGCAGCGCCCTGCTCGCCATCTTCTACGGGGCAGCGATGGCGAACGTCATCCGTGGGGTGCCGCTCGATAAGAATCGCAACTTTTTCCAGGCCCTGTGGACGGATTTCAACCCGTTTAGTTCCAATCCTGGCATCCTGGACTGGTATACCATCCTCATCGCTCTGATGGCGCTTGCCGTGCTGACAACTCATGGCGCCACATATGTCGCGGTCAAGACGAATGGTGATCTCAATGTCCGTTCGCGGCTCATTGCTCGCGCCACCTGGGTCGCCACTATCATCCTTGCGATACTGGGAACGATTGCAACCTTTGCCGTCCAGCCCCATATCATCGCCAGCTTCTTTGCGCGTCCCTGGGGATTTATCTTCCCGCTTACCGCGCTGATCGGCATCGTGGGCTCCATCTTTTATAATTTACGCGAGCGCGATCTGACCTCCTTTTTCTTTTCCTGTGCCTTCATCGTGGGCATGCTCGCCAGCGCGGCCTTTGGCCTGTACCCACTGATGTTACCTGCCGTGAACCCGGCCTACAGCCTGACTATCCAGAATGCCTCAGCATCACAATATGGTCAGACTGTGGGATTAGTCTGGTGGATTATCGGCATCATCCTGGCCTCCATCTACTTCATCCTCACCTATCGCCTCTTCTGGGGCAAGGTCGATGTAAGAGCAAGCGAGGGGTACTGA
- a CDS encoding SPFH domain-containing protein, with the protein MPGVRSVISTLTDNGEEVMGPEILLWHYPNNDIVNGSLLTVESNHFCVLKSRGAILNVYETGQYPVQTPDRPLFGNMQQAFYGGQSPWQYEALYINRAKLVLKTNGMALSREMAEMVYSVDYYIHVETREAAVQLVQHMPYRGHAITTQEVNSYAGPVIEQAVNQLVQITPLESVNEKIHDLSQIVFQHLQQFLATYGITLNTVKVLVFPRDERMKALISLKAFGLSEIDAVRYYTAMLMAERGVVSAPNMAVGLPFNISGVQPTASTDRYTVNSSAPAVIPQQQNR; encoded by the coding sequence ATGCCTGGAGTTCGCAGTGTTATTTCCACCTTGACCGACAACGGCGAAGAGGTTATGGGACCAGAGATTCTGCTCTGGCACTATCCCAACAACGATATCGTGAATGGCTCACTGCTCACGGTAGAAAGCAACCATTTCTGTGTCCTCAAATCGCGCGGTGCCATCCTTAACGTGTATGAGACAGGCCAGTACCCGGTGCAGACCCCGGATCGTCCGCTTTTCGGCAATATGCAGCAGGCATTCTACGGCGGCCAGAGTCCATGGCAGTACGAGGCGCTTTACATCAATCGCGCCAAACTCGTGTTGAAGACCAACGGCATGGCGCTCTCGCGCGAAATGGCCGAGATGGTCTATAGCGTGGATTACTACATTCATGTCGAGACACGCGAGGCGGCGGTACAGCTTGTTCAACACATGCCTTATCGCGGGCATGCCATCACCACGCAGGAAGTCAATAGCTATGCCGGCCCCGTTATTGAACAGGCCGTAAACCAGCTCGTGCAGATCACCCCGCTCGAATCGGTCAATGAGAAGATTCATGATCTCTCACAGATCGTCTTCCAGCACCTGCAGCAGTTCCTGGCTACCTATGGCATCACGCTCAATACCGTCAAAGTCCTGGTCTTCCCACGCGACGAGCGTATGAAAGCTCTCATCTCGCTCAAGGCCTTCGGACTCAGCGAAATCGACGCTGTGCGCTACTACACGGCCATGTTGATGGCGGAACGCGGCGTCGTCTCTGCCCCCAATATGGCGGTTGGCCTGCCTTTCAATATTAGCGGCGTGCAGCCAACTGCCAGCACCGACCGCTACACGGTCAACTCAAGTGCGCCTGCTGTGATTCCCCAGCAACAGAATCGATAA
- a CDS encoding MarR family transcriptional regulator encodes MSQTHEELEQEVIAQYRTMMRGLKATMGQAWMQIDLTLPQMRTLLVLAEGPLVIGQIAQRLGIGLSTGGHLVDRLVQAGLAERTEDIEDRRRTLAKLTPQGEELLARLWSGIHQIQEWLHEVNQDDLAAFLQGLKAINCVVYQKHASIADLKSDKDCQTLELLKHQH; translated from the coding sequence ATGTCCCAGACTCACGAGGAACTTGAGCAAGAAGTCATAGCACAGTACAGGACGATGATGCGCGGGCTCAAAGCAACTATGGGGCAGGCCTGGATGCAGATCGATCTCACCTTGCCCCAGATGCGCACGCTGCTTGTTCTTGCTGAGGGCCCGCTCGTAATCGGGCAGATCGCCCAGCGCCTGGGTATCGGCCTCTCAACCGGTGGTCACCTCGTTGACCGGCTCGTGCAGGCCGGACTGGCCGAACGCACCGAAGATATCGAGGATCGCCGGCGCACGCTCGCAAAGCTCACTCCACAAGGCGAAGAACTGCTCGCCCGCCTTTGGAGCGGGATACACCAGATACAGGAGTGGCTGCATGAGGTGAATCAGGACGATCTGGCCGCGTTCTTGCAAGGACTCAAAGCAATCAATTGCGTTGTGTACCAGAAACATGCGTCTATTGCTGATCTGAAATCCGATAAAGATTGTCAAACACTTGAACTATTGAAGCATCAACACTAA
- a CDS encoding MDR family MFS transporter translates to MAQAQTGSVAAISALEPKALRDTVSRQRLVLIIIGVLLGMLLSALDQTVVGTALPRIVTDLGGFDHYAWVVTAYLLASTVSIPIYGKLSDIYGRRLFFVSGMVIFLIGSALSGTSQDMTQLIIYRGIQGLGAGALMPIAMALIGDIFPPAERGKWQGLIVAVFGLATIVGPILGGWITDNWGWRWVFYVNMPVGAVAILADGLFLPGIGRRIQHTIDYLGAITLIAWSVPLLLAFSWAGTQYAWGSWQIIGLFVFSAIMLAVFVWVETRAAEPIITPRLFKNSIFSVSTLAMFLLSAGMFGAILYLPLFVQGVLGNSATNSGVVLTPMMLGFMFSSIVGGQILSRTGRYKILAICGFSIASVGMFLLSRMTAATPESEVVRNMIVTGLGMGVMMSLFTIVVQNAFPFKLLGEVTASLTFFRSIGSTLGVAVMGTILTNDFQNAFQSNLPETLKRVIPPAALSQLNNPQILLSPEAVTAIQHRFAAFGPQGAQLFQQLLHAMQVSLSGAITNTFFLGFIIMLVALFSVFFLREIPLRKSNSGQAATVQAQPITSAPSVVNRRRALLGLVMVMIAREAQKPDANPQILETLSSSVNGRYPHDWSDEQRGRAVASDILEPMSIALLASAVNGNGHANGANGNAAGAQQEMNLGEGDFSAHGFIG, encoded by the coding sequence ATGGCACAGGCACAAACCGGGTCAGTCGCGGCTATTTCCGCTCTCGAGCCAAAAGCTTTGAGAGATACCGTCAGCCGCCAACGGCTCGTTTTAATTATTATCGGCGTGCTGCTAGGTATGCTGCTCTCCGCTCTTGACCAGACCGTTGTCGGCACGGCCTTGCCGCGCATCGTCACCGACCTTGGCGGTTTTGATCACTATGCGTGGGTGGTCACCGCATACCTGCTCGCATCTACCGTCTCGATTCCGATCTACGGCAAGCTCTCCGACATCTATGGCCGCCGGCTATTCTTCGTCAGCGGCATGGTCATCTTCCTGATTGGTTCGGCGCTTTCGGGTACCAGTCAGGACATGACGCAATTGATCATCTATCGTGGCATCCAGGGATTGGGCGCGGGCGCATTGATGCCCATCGCCATGGCTCTCATCGGCGATATCTTTCCACCGGCCGAGCGCGGTAAATGGCAAGGGCTGATTGTGGCAGTATTCGGCCTCGCCACTATCGTCGGGCCAATCCTGGGCGGTTGGATTACCGACAACTGGGGCTGGCGCTGGGTCTTCTACGTCAATATGCCTGTTGGAGCTGTCGCTATCCTGGCCGATGGACTCTTTTTGCCCGGCATTGGACGCCGCATCCAACATACGATTGACTACCTGGGCGCGATCACCTTGATTGCCTGGTCCGTTCCATTGCTGCTCGCCTTCTCCTGGGCCGGCACGCAGTATGCCTGGGGATCATGGCAGATTATCGGTCTGTTCGTCTTTTCCGCGATAATGCTGGCAGTGTTTGTCTGGGTTGAGACGCGCGCAGCTGAGCCTATCATCACGCCTCGTCTGTTCAAAAACAGCATCTTCTCGGTCTCGACGCTTGCTATGTTCCTGCTCAGCGCCGGCATGTTCGGAGCGATTCTCTACCTGCCGCTCTTCGTGCAGGGAGTACTGGGCAATAGCGCCACCAATTCTGGTGTTGTACTGACCCCCATGATGCTCGGATTTATGTTCAGCAGTATCGTCGGCGGCCAGATTCTCTCGCGCACCGGCCGTTATAAGATACTCGCCATCTGCGGTTTCAGCATCGCCTCGGTTGGTATGTTCCTGCTCTCGCGCATGACCGCCGCAACGCCGGAGAGCGAAGTCGTGCGCAACATGATCGTTACCGGCCTCGGCATGGGCGTGATGATGAGCCTGTTCACCATCGTCGTACAGAACGCTTTCCCGTTCAAGCTGCTTGGTGAAGTCACGGCCAGCCTCACCTTCTTCCGTTCAATCGGCTCGACCCTTGGCGTAGCTGTGATGGGCACAATCCTCACCAACGATTTCCAGAACGCCTTTCAGAGCAACTTACCGGAGACGCTGAAACGAGTGATACCACCCGCCGCGCTTTCGCAACTGAACAACCCACAGATACTGCTCTCGCCGGAGGCCGTAACTGCTATTCAACATCGCTTCGCGGCCTTTGGCCCGCAAGGTGCGCAGCTCTTCCAGCAACTGCTGCATGCCATGCAGGTGAGTCTCTCGGGCGCGATCACCAACACATTTTTCCTGGGCTTCATTATCATGCTGGTGGCTTTGTTCTCGGTGTTCTTCCTGCGCGAGATTCCGCTGCGTAAAAGCAACAGCGGCCAGGCGGCAACAGTACAGGCGCAGCCTATCACGTCTGCTCCATCCGTCGTGAATCGCCGCCGCGCCTTGCTCGGTCTTGTTATGGTCATGATTGCGCGCGAGGCGCAGAAGCCGGATGCCAACCCGCAAATTCTGGAAACGCTATCATCTTCCGTCAATGGGCGCTATCCCCATGATTGGAGCGATGAACAGCGCGGCAGAGCCGTCGCCAGCGATATCCTCGAACCCATGTCCATCGCGCTCCTGGCCTCAGCCGTCAACGGCAACGGTCACGCGAATGGGGCAAATGGAAACGCTGCCGGTGCGCAGCAAGAAATGAATCTAGGAGAAGGTGATTTTTCCGCACACGGCTTTATCGGCTAA
- a CDS encoding PPOX class F420-dependent oxidoreductase — MADEKIQQLLSKSNNAIVAVNRPEGGPQLTPVWYAWDGTTFYFSTTKDRAKYPNIRRDPNISLIVDDFDMHKYVVAYGRAEIIEHDFADLVRPVIKKYVPADRVEQAVKAVVDDPKRVLVVLRPDKIVTN; from the coding sequence ATGGCCGATGAAAAGATTCAGCAACTCCTTTCAAAATCAAACAATGCCATCGTTGCCGTCAACCGGCCCGAAGGTGGGCCGCAACTCACACCCGTCTGGTACGCCTGGGATGGCACCACCTTTTATTTCTCTACCACGAAAGATCGCGCCAAATATCCCAACATCCGGCGTGACCCCAACATTTCGCTGATTGTCGACGATTTTGACATGCACAAATATGTCGTAGCCTATGGGCGAGCCGAAATTATCGAGCATGATTTTGCCGACCTGGTACGCCCGGTCATCAAAAAATACGTGCCGGCAGATCGCGTCGAACAGGCGGTGAAGGCAGTAGTTGACGACCCAAAGCGGGTACTGGTGGTGTTGCGACCCGATAAGATCGTTACCAACTGA
- a CDS encoding acetate uptake transporter has translation MRDYNAAPEPQEPGGVEPRAEQRVGSRAEPYTEPRVGSRAEPYAEQRVGSRGELAGMTVANPAPLGLNVLAFATAVLGCFYTGFIIPYQALVMRPAVGGVLLISGIVLVIAGILEYRKNSMLSATIFTAYGAFLAVIGLVFLPNAGILGFLLSSRSISFALGLFFLCWAIFNAILFLGSAGVNLLLTGTMLILFLGYVALTVGQLAGNNTVANMIGGWLLIVAALAAWVTSLASLLGSEGTATRFSLPVRGRGISAVD, from the coding sequence ATGAGAGATTACAATGCCGCTCCAGAGCCACAGGAACCGGGGGGTGTTGAGCCACGTGCTGAACAGCGTGTTGGGTCGCGTGCCGAGCCGTATACTGAGCCGCGTGTTGGGTCCCGTGCCGAGCCATATGCTGAACAGCGTGTTGGGTCGCGTGGTGAGCTAGCCGGGATGACCGTCGCGAATCCGGCTCCGCTGGGTTTGAATGTACTTGCATTCGCAACAGCAGTTCTGGGATGTTTTTATACCGGGTTTATTATCCCTTACCAGGCACTGGTTATGCGGCCAGCGGTTGGGGGCGTACTCCTCATATCCGGTATCGTGCTTGTTATTGCGGGTATATTAGAATACCGCAAAAACTCAATGCTGAGCGCGACCATCTTCACGGCCTATGGGGCCTTTCTCGCTGTCATTGGCCTGGTCTTCCTGCCAAATGCCGGTATCCTGGGTTTCCTTCTGAGTAGTAGAAGCATAAGTTTTGCGCTGGGGCTGTTCTTCCTCTGCTGGGCAATTTTCAACGCCATATTGTTTCTTGGATCAGCGGGTGTGAACTTGCTATTAACAGGCACAATGTTGATACTGTTTCTCGGCTATGTGGCGTTGACGGTTGGACAACTGGCCGGAAATAACACCGTCGCCAATATGATAGGAGGATGGCTACTCATTGTTGCTGCCCTGGCGGCCTGGGTGACTTCGCTTGCCAGTCTTCTCGGTAGTGAGGGTACCGCGACACGATTCTCGTTGCCGGTTAGAGGGCGTGGAATTTCTGCTGTTGATTGA
- a CDS encoding MaoC family dehydratase N-terminal domain-containing protein has translation MPIDHSLVGKSSEPQTFEVTEEAVKRFMEATEDPALQSGEPLHYAPPTFPTTFRTRIPGLELDGNKMQLLHGEQEYHYTRRLRIGEQVTCVVRIVDVRQKAGRTGSMTFITSETTGTDSEQQPVYTARSISIVREK, from the coding sequence ATGCCCATAGATCACAGCCTTGTTGGTAAAAGTTCTGAACCTCAAACGTTTGAGGTGACGGAAGAAGCGGTGAAACGCTTTATGGAGGCCACGGAAGACCCGGCACTGCAAAGCGGGGAGCCATTGCACTACGCTCCGCCAACGTTTCCTACGACCTTCCGCACGCGCATTCCAGGCCTGGAACTGGATGGCAACAAGATGCAATTGTTGCACGGCGAGCAGGAATATCACTATACTCGCCGCCTGCGGATAGGCGAGCAGGTGACATGCGTTGTACGCATTGTGGATGTGCGCCAGAAGGCAGGGCGTACCGGCTCTATGACATTCATTACGAGTGAAACGACCGGAACCGATAGCGAGCAGCAGCCGGTATATACGGCCCGCAGCATTTCTATTGTGCGCGAGAAGTAA
- a CDS encoding NUDIX hydrolase — MARNAPWQTLSYRQIIDSPFLKVRCEQVAIPNGPLIADYYIIENRGWVGIVPVTEDGRFLINSQYKHGIGREVLEFPAGGIDANEDDPLVTARRELMEETGYSFDDDKVELLAHMYANPTGARTEAWWYLARDVRKTGTPKVDPAEVIENLLVTPEQLLAMIHDGSFAVMGQIPAAYMALERLGYLKSCF, encoded by the coding sequence ATGGCAAGAAATGCCCCCTGGCAAACGCTCTCGTACCGGCAGATTATTGATAGTCCCTTTCTGAAAGTGCGGTGCGAGCAGGTAGCCATTCCCAATGGGCCTCTGATTGCTGATTATTACATCATTGAAAATCGTGGTTGGGTCGGCATCGTTCCTGTAACGGAAGATGGACGATTTCTCATCAACTCTCAATACAAGCACGGTATCGGACGCGAGGTGCTTGAATTTCCGGCTGGCGGTATTGATGCAAACGAGGACGATCCGCTGGTAACGGCGCGGCGCGAGCTGATGGAGGAGACGGGATACAGCTTCGATGATGACAAAGTGGAGTTGCTGGCCCACATGTATGCCAACCCGACCGGAGCGCGTACCGAAGCCTGGTGGTACCTGGCCCGCGATGTGCGCAAGACGGGTACGCCCAAGGTTGATCCCGCTGAGGTTATCGAAAACCTGCTGGTTACGCCGGAGCAGTTGCTGGCAATGATTCATGATGGCAGCTTCGCGGTCATGGGCCAGATTCCCGCCGCGTATATGGCACTGGAACGCCTTGGATACTTGAAATCCTGTTTCTAG
- a CDS encoding enoyl-CoA hydratase-related protein: MQQAYRVLRIVSEAQTIRIILSSHPGELMLKELSIACASLNTESSSGIKAVVLDFTGELQQGIKDVPVTDEAVQYATGKMRGAREPGSVSTVVEVALASIQAIAQPVLAVARATPSAAAWLLIEAADLTLVADEAVLTISNVQAGNEALNGVQAARLGYVTWSVPSSDIPKEMEHILDMLREKSAIALQLTKASTQLGRSSQTNHATALETLKQVNAFYLEKVMQTKDASEGLQAFLEKRKPNWKNM; the protein is encoded by the coding sequence ATGCAGCAAGCCTATCGAGTACTGAGAATTGTATCCGAGGCGCAAACGATTCGCATCATTTTATCGTCTCATCCAGGCGAGCTGATGCTTAAGGAATTAAGCATCGCCTGCGCTTCCCTCAATACTGAAAGCAGCAGCGGCATTAAAGCTGTGGTACTGGATTTCACGGGGGAATTGCAGCAAGGCATCAAAGATGTACCGGTCACCGACGAGGCAGTACAGTATGCGACGGGCAAAATGCGGGGAGCAAGGGAGCCGGGCAGCGTCTCCACCGTTGTGGAGGTGGCGCTTGCATCAATCCAGGCTATTGCTCAACCCGTGCTGGCAGTCGCGCGTGCCACTCCATCGGCGGCGGCCTGGTTGCTGATTGAGGCTGCTGATCTTACGCTTGTAGCCGATGAGGCTGTGCTGACTATATCAAATGTGCAGGCCGGCAACGAGGCGCTGAACGGTGTGCAGGCAGCGCGCCTGGGGTATGTCACCTGGTCTGTACCTTCTAGTGACATACCCAAAGAGATGGAACACATCCTGGATATGCTGCGGGAAAAAAGTGCCATAGCGCTGCAACTTACCAAGGCCAGCACGCAGCTGGGTCGATCTTCGCAGACCAATCACGCGACAGCGCTTGAAACCTTGAAGCAGGTCAACGCATTCTATCTCGAAAAGGTGATGCAAACAAAAGATGCCAGCGAAGGCTTGCAGGCCTTTCTGGAGAAACGCAAACCGAACTGGAAAAATATGTAA
- a CDS encoding benzoate-CoA ligase family protein, with protein MLTIPKIVIPDLYNAATDFLDRNVQEGRGAKTAIYYEGNAYTYAQIAELANRVGNGLRELGVDLEQRVALLMLDSPELAAAFFGAMKMGAVPIPINTNLRPDDYVYMLNDSRARVLLTHAVLWKQAQAILPQLKYLRHVVVVGLEESGEHETATVHDFERWAQKASPDLQAAETSRDDSAFWLYSSGSTGFPKGCVHLQHDMAYCTECYAKPILNISENDITFSAAKLFFAYGLGNNLYFPFAVGASAVLYPGRPVAEDMFKVVQQYRPTIFYGVPTLYASMLALSDAEKRFDFSSVRICVSAGESLPADILRRWQEKFHVDILDGIGSTEILHIFISNRIGEIKPGSTGKLVPGYEAIIADEKGQPVPQGEIGNLLIKGDSTAAYYWNKHEKTKDVINGHWIHTGDKYYQDEEGYYWYCGRADDMLKVSGQWVSPVEVEAALIAHPAVLEAAVVGDLDAEGLVKPRAYVVLKHGYEPSEGLADELKAFVKNRLAPFKYPRWIEFVPELPKTATGKIQRFKLRGGEEV; from the coding sequence ATGTTGACCATCCCGAAGATCGTCATACCAGATTTGTATAATGCTGCTACCGATTTCCTGGATCGCAATGTGCAGGAAGGGCGGGGCGCAAAAACCGCTATTTATTACGAGGGAAACGCCTATACCTACGCGCAGATCGCGGAACTCGCCAACCGCGTGGGTAATGGCCTGCGTGAGCTGGGCGTTGATCTGGAGCAGCGTGTAGCATTGCTCATGCTCGATTCGCCTGAACTTGCTGCCGCCTTTTTTGGAGCCATGAAGATGGGAGCCGTGCCTATTCCCATCAACACCAACCTGCGCCCGGATGATTATGTCTACATGCTCAACGACAGTCGAGCGCGCGTGCTGCTGACGCATGCCGTGCTATGGAAACAGGCGCAGGCAATTCTACCTCAACTCAAGTACCTGCGTCACGTTGTTGTAGTTGGACTCGAAGAGAGCGGGGAGCATGAAACGGCTACCGTGCATGACTTCGAGCGATGGGCGCAAAAAGCCTCGCCCGACCTGCAGGCCGCCGAAACCAGTCGCGACGACAGCGCATTCTGGCTCTATAGTTCGGGCAGCACCGGCTTTCCCAAGGGCTGCGTCCACTTGCAGCATGATATGGCCTACTGCACAGAATGCTACGCCAAACCTATTCTTAACATTTCCGAAAACGATATCACCTTTTCAGCGGCCAAACTCTTCTTCGCCTATGGCCTTGGCAACAACCTGTACTTCCCATTTGCCGTAGGAGCCAGCGCTGTACTCTATCCGGGACGACCGGTGGCCGAGGATATGTTCAAGGTCGTGCAGCAATATCGTCCGACCATCTTCTATGGCGTGCCAACGCTTTACGCGAGCATGCTGGCCCTGTCGGATGCCGAGAAACGCTTCGATTTCTCCTCTGTGCGCATCTGTGTCTCCGCCGGAGAATCGCTGCCCGCCGATATCCTACGCCGCTGGCAGGAGAAATTCCATGTCGATATCCTGGATGGCATCGGCAGCACCGAAATCCTGCATATCTTCATCAGCAATCGCATTGGCGAGATAAAGCCGGGCAGTACCGGCAAGCTTGTGCCGGGTTATGAGGCCATCATTGCCGATGAAAAGGGCCAGCCTGTACCGCAGGGCGAAATCGGCAACCTGCTGATTAAGGGAGATAGCACCGCCGCGTACTACTGGAACAAGCACGAGAAGACCAAAGATGTGATCAACGGCCACTGGATTCATACCGGCGACAAGTATTACCAGGATGAAGAGGGCTACTACTGGTACTGTGGACGCGCCGATGATATGCTCAAGGTCAGCGGCCAGTGGGTTTCACCGGTCGAGGTAGAGGCGGCACTGATCGCGCACCCGGCGGTACTCGAAGCCGCGGTAGTGGGTGATCTTGACGCGGAAGGGCTGGTTAAGCCGCGAGCATATGTTGTTCTCAAGCACGGCTACGAGCCATCGGAGGGGTTGGCGGACGAACTGAAAGCATTCGTCAAGAACCGGCTGGCCCCTTTCAAATACCCTCGCTGGATCGAGTTTGTTCCCGAATTGCCCAAAACCGCGACCGGCAAAATACAACGCTTCAAGTTGAGGGGCGGAGAGGAAGTTTAA